A genomic window from Silene latifolia isolate original U9 population chromosome Y, ASM4854445v1, whole genome shotgun sequence includes:
- the LOC141631816 gene encoding uncharacterized protein LOC141631816: protein MSLGKSNFYCNGIPDSIVQAIAQATGMKRGSLPFRYLGVNIIPKRLGVMDCQCLVDKITERIARLGTRKLSYAGRVVLVKAVLSTLHNYWVRIFILPKTVLDKIDAMCRKFLWHGTDCKGSPALVAWRNICRTKKKGGLGLKNLHQWNIASLRKYVWWIEQKSDNLWVKWIHAIYMKNQDWQYYEPSSGASWAWRRLCGVKNILKPFLYNEQWRNTGIEYTVMMGYQWLEQTGVDVPWYPWVSNRIMAPKHEFFIWLALQQRLLTQDRMVKMGFLQSNVCWLCGQEEECHQHLFFSCTYSRKCLTVVENWLQIRIPVQDVMEWWLKYRNRSLLVRQVLAASIAYLMYEIWHARNRSRVESFLVLPTVLVRQVQRGIVLRLKVRNVIGRNRRVQLWLERICNGVN from the coding sequence ATGAGTCTTGGGAAATCCAACTTCTATTGCAATGGAATACCTGACTCCATTGTTCAAGCAATTGCCCAGGCTACAGGTATGAAGAGAGGATCCTTACCTTTCAGGTATCTTGGGGTCAACATTATCCCTAAGAGACTGGGGGTAATGGATTGCCAATGTTTGGTTGATAAGATTACTGAGAGGATTGCTAGATTGGGGACAAGGAAGTTGTCTTATGCTGGGAGAGTGGTACTTGTTAAGGCTGTGTTGAGCACTTTACATAACTACTGGGTACGAATCTTTATCTTACCAAAAACTGTGTTAGATAAGATTGATGCCATGTGTAGGAAGTTTTTGTGGCATGGCACAGATTGTAAGGGGAGTCCTGCTCTGGTAGCATGGAGGAATATTTGCAGGACCAAAAAGAAAGGAGGATTGGGTTTGAAAAATTTGCACCAATGGAACATAGCTTCCCTTCGTAAGTATGTGTGGTGGATTGAACAAAAGTCTGATAACTTGTGGGTGAAGTGGATACATGCCATTTATATGAAAAATCAGGACTGGCAGTATTATGAACCCTCTAGTGGAGCAAGTTGGGCTTGGCGCAGATTAtgtggtgtcaagaacattctcaAACCTTTTTTGTATAATGAACAGTGGAGGAATACAGGTATAGAGTACACGGTGATGATGGGTTATCAGTGGTTAGAACAGACAGGGGTTGATGTGCCCTGGTATCCTTGGGTTAGCAACAGGATCATGGCTCCTAAGCATGAATTTTTCATTTGGCTAGCTCTACAGCAGCGTCTTCTTACTCAGGACAGGATGGTGAAGATGGGTTTCCTTCAAAGCAACGTATGCTGGTTATGTGGGCAAGAGGAGGAATGTCATCAACACTTGTTCTTCTCCTGTACTTATAGCAGGAAATGTCTAACAGTGGTTGAAAATTGGCTGCAGATTCGTATTCCAGTTCAAGATGTGATGGAGTGGTGGCTTAAGTATAGAAATAGATCTCTGTTGGTTAGGCAAGTGCTTGCTGCAAGTATAGCTTATCTAATGTATGAGATCTGGCATGCCAGAAATAGAAGTCGTGTAGAGAGTTTTTTGGTTCTGCCCACTGTGCTAGTTAGACAGGTACAGAGGGGGATAGTATTGAGATTAAAAGTGCGGAATGTAATAGGCAGAAATAGGAGAGTTCAACTATGGTTAGAACGAATTTGTAATGGTGTAAATTAA